From Marivirga harenae, one genomic window encodes:
- a CDS encoding cell division ATP-binding protein FtsE, whose amino-acid sequence MSSFSNDPVIRIENATIFQEDKAILSDISLSIGKGEFVYLIGRTGSGKSSLMKTIYADLDLRLGQMEVGGFKINGIKSKQIAQLRRKISVIFQDFQLLADRTVAENLYFVMKATGWKEKSKMKARMADVLMRVGLGAVDSKMPHQLSGGEQQRVVIARALINEPVLLIADEPTGNLDPEVSEGIFKLFTDINKSGTAILMGTHDHSFLDTHPSRVLKCQQGKLLDSEQEDFDFKSNY is encoded by the coding sequence ATGTCCTCATTTTCCAACGATCCAGTAATCCGAATTGAAAACGCTACAATCTTCCAAGAAGATAAGGCTATTTTAAGTGATATATCTTTAAGTATCGGCAAAGGTGAATTTGTCTATCTTATTGGCAGAACAGGAAGTGGAAAAAGTTCTTTAATGAAGACAATTTATGCAGATCTAGATTTACGTTTGGGTCAAATGGAAGTGGGGGGATTTAAAATAAATGGAATTAAATCAAAACAGATTGCACAACTCCGAAGGAAAATTAGTGTGATTTTTCAAGATTTTCAGCTTCTGGCTGACCGGACTGTAGCCGAAAATCTGTATTTCGTCATGAAAGCCACTGGATGGAAAGAAAAATCCAAAATGAAAGCTCGCATGGCGGATGTATTGATGAGAGTGGGTTTGGGTGCTGTAGATTCAAAAATGCCTCATCAGCTATCTGGCGGTGAACAACAAAGAGTGGTAATTGCAAGAGCCTTAATAAATGAACCCGTTTTATTAATTGCAGATGAACCTACCGGAAACTTAGACCCTGAAGTTTCTGAGGGCATTTTTAAATTATTTACAGACATCAACAAAAGTGGTACAGCTATACTTATGGGCACACATGACCATAGCTTTTTAGATACGCACCCTTCCAGAGTCTTAAAATGCCAACAGGGTAAATTATTGGATTCTGAACAAGAAGATTTTGATTTTAAGAGTAACTATTAA
- a CDS encoding fructose-6-phosphate aldolase, with product MYIIKVKGKAKIPDYIQLRDNDFVLIAYFRADRPLKNMDKYGLEGKEEALEKVINELPFGKIQALDI from the coding sequence ATGTATATCATAAAAGTAAAAGGCAAAGCAAAAATACCAGATTATATCCAACTAAGAGATAACGATTTTGTATTAATTGCCTACTTCAGAGCTGACCGTCCGTTAAAAAATATGGACAAATATGGACTAGAGGGCAAGGAAGAAGCCTTAGAAAAAGTCATAAATGAACTACCTTTTGGTAAAATTCAAGCTTTAGACATATGA